A genomic window from Micromonospora violae includes:
- a CDS encoding ABC transporter permease, which yields MILAQSPLDSWLPRVPLGAWTESAVDWATATLGPFFDGVATVVDALVRPLNDLLTGVPAVVVVLVLAGLGWWLRGWKFALGAAVGLGLVAGMPYWEETMSTLAQVLVASTLALLMAIPLGVLVAENKRASAVARPVLDLMQTMPAFVYLIPAIFFFGIGTVPGVLATLVFSMPPGVRLTELGLRQVDKEIVQAAESFGAPPWMVLLRTKLPLALPTIMTGVNQVIMLALSMVVIAGMVGAGGLGDVIMFALSQVEVGSGVEGGIAVVILAVVLDRLTDSAGDRFPSARAQRLARQAA from the coding sequence ATGATCCTGGCGCAGTCGCCACTGGACAGTTGGTTGCCCCGGGTGCCGCTGGGCGCCTGGACCGAGTCCGCCGTCGACTGGGCCACCGCCACCCTCGGCCCGTTCTTCGACGGTGTCGCCACCGTCGTCGACGCGTTGGTGCGTCCGCTCAACGACCTGCTCACCGGCGTACCGGCGGTGGTGGTCGTCCTGGTACTCGCCGGCCTCGGTTGGTGGCTGCGTGGGTGGAAGTTCGCCCTCGGCGCCGCAGTCGGTCTCGGCCTGGTAGCCGGCATGCCGTACTGGGAGGAGACCATGAGCACGCTCGCCCAGGTGCTCGTCGCCAGCACCCTGGCGTTGCTGATGGCCATCCCGCTGGGCGTGCTCGTCGCCGAGAACAAGCGGGCCTCCGCTGTCGCCCGGCCGGTGCTGGACCTGATGCAGACCATGCCCGCGTTCGTCTACCTCATCCCGGCGATCTTCTTTTTCGGTATCGGCACCGTGCCGGGCGTACTGGCCACCCTGGTCTTCAGCATGCCGCCGGGCGTGCGCCTGACCGAGCTGGGTCTGCGCCAGGTCGACAAGGAGATCGTCCAGGCCGCCGAGTCGTTCGGCGCTCCACCGTGGATGGTGCTGCTGCGGACGAAGCTGCCGCTGGCGCTGCCCACGATCATGACCGGCGTCAACCAGGTCATCATGCTGGCCCTGTCCATGGTGGTGATCGCCGGCATGGTGGGTGCCGGTGGCCTCGGCGACGTGATCATGTTTGCGTTGTCCCAGGTCGAGGTGGGCAGCGGCGTTGAGGGCGGGATCGCCGTGGTGATCCTGGCCGTGGTACTCGACCGTCTCACCGACTCGGCGGGCGACCGCTTCCCGTCCGCGCGGGCGCAACGACTCGCGCGGCAGGCGGCCTGA
- a CDS encoding glycine betaine ABC transporter substrate-binding protein yields the protein MFSTLKRVLALTVTATLALGGVAACGEQDDASDKNKKITIGYMAWDEAIAASHLWQKILQDKGYEVELKNLEAGLVYGGLAKGDIDLFLDSWLPQTHASYLEKYGDKLEKLGVWYDDASLSIAVPAYVEGVDSLADLAGKAASFDGQMIGIEPGAGLTKATQEKVIPEYGLDGKLKLKTSSTPAMLAALDGAIADKKPIVVTLWHPHWAYAKYELKDLTDPKGTLGQAEQVNTLARTGFGADFPEATAMLKKFKMDGAQLASLEDLMFNTHKGDEEKAVEEWLKANPDYLNTLS from the coding sequence TTGTTTTCGACACTGAAGCGCGTCCTCGCGCTCACGGTGACCGCCACCCTGGCTCTGGGCGGCGTTGCCGCCTGCGGCGAGCAGGACGACGCGTCCGACAAGAACAAGAAAATCACCATCGGTTACATGGCCTGGGACGAAGCGATCGCCGCCTCCCACCTGTGGCAGAAGATCCTGCAGGACAAGGGCTACGAGGTCGAGCTGAAGAACCTGGAGGCCGGTCTCGTCTACGGCGGTCTCGCCAAGGGCGACATCGACCTGTTCCTGGACAGCTGGCTGCCCCAGACGCACGCCTCCTACCTCGAGAAGTACGGCGACAAGCTGGAGAAGCTCGGCGTCTGGTACGACGATGCCAGCCTGAGCATCGCGGTGCCGGCGTACGTCGAGGGCGTCGACTCGCTGGCCGACCTGGCCGGCAAGGCTGCCAGCTTCGACGGGCAGATGATCGGCATCGAGCCGGGCGCCGGTCTGACCAAGGCCACCCAGGAGAAGGTCATCCCCGAGTACGGCCTGGACGGCAAGCTGAAGCTGAAGACCTCCTCGACTCCCGCGATGCTGGCCGCGTTGGACGGCGCGATCGCCGACAAGAAGCCGATCGTAGTCACGCTCTGGCACCCGCACTGGGCCTACGCCAAGTACGAGCTGAAGGACCTCACCGACCCGAAGGGCACCCTCGGCCAGGCCGAGCAGGTCAACACTCTCGCCCGCACCGGTTTCGGTGCGGACTTCCCCGAGGCTACCGCGATGCTGAAGAAGTTCAAGATGGACGGCGCGCAGCTCGCGTCCCTGGAGGACCTCATGTTCAACACGCACAAGGGCGACGAGGAGAAGGCCGTCGAGGAGTGGCTGAAGGCCAACCCCGACTACCTGAACACGCTCTCCTGA